Proteins co-encoded in one Flavobacteriaceae bacterium MAR_2009_75 genomic window:
- a CDS encoding GTP-binding protein, protein MTEGNFVDYVKIYAQSGNGGKGSVHLHREKYITKGGPDGGDGGRGGHVIMRGNENLWTLVNFKFKKHFRAGHGGHGSKQRSTGADGDDVYLDVPLGTVVKHAETNEVLFEITEHGEEKILVEGGMGGRGNWHFKSSTNQTPRYAQPGIPGQEIDVIFELKVLADVGLVGFPNAGKSTLLSVITSAKPKIADYEFTTLKPNLGIVEHRDYQSFVMADIPGIIEGAAEGKGLGHYFLRHIERNATLLFLIPADSKDIEEEYHILLDELRRYNPELLDKERLVAISKSDMLDDELKAEIRVELDKELGNVPYLFISSVAQQNITELKDRLWAMLNDEKVAE, encoded by the coding sequence ATGACCGAAGGCAATTTTGTAGATTATGTGAAGATTTATGCCCAATCAGGTAATGGTGGTAAGGGTTCGGTGCATTTACATCGCGAAAAATACATAACCAAAGGTGGCCCAGATGGGGGTGATGGCGGTCGAGGTGGTCATGTTATTATGCGCGGGAATGAAAATTTATGGACACTCGTAAACTTTAAATTCAAAAAACATTTTAGGGCCGGTCATGGTGGGCACGGTAGTAAGCAAAGAAGTACGGGTGCCGATGGTGACGATGTTTATCTAGATGTTCCATTAGGCACCGTGGTCAAACATGCCGAAACGAACGAAGTTCTTTTTGAAATCACCGAACATGGTGAAGAAAAAATTCTTGTCGAAGGTGGTATGGGCGGTCGTGGCAACTGGCACTTTAAGAGCAGTACCAACCAGACCCCAAGATATGCCCAGCCAGGTATACCAGGCCAAGAAATCGATGTTATATTTGAATTGAAAGTCTTGGCCGATGTGGGGCTTGTGGGTTTCCCAAATGCCGGAAAATCTACTTTACTTTCGGTGATTACTTCCGCTAAACCTAAAATTGCCGATTATGAATTTACGACTCTTAAACCCAATTTGGGTATAGTGGAGCATCGAGATTATCAAAGTTTTGTGATGGCCGATATACCCGGTATTATTGAAGGGGCTGCCGAGGGCAAAGGGCTAGGTCACTATTTTTTAAGACATATTGAGCGAAATGCGACTTTGTTGTTTTTGATTCCTGCAGATAGTAAAGATATTGAAGAGGAGTATCATATTCTTTTAGATGAATTACGAAGGTACAATCCTGAATTATTAGATAAAGAGCGTCTTGTTGCCATCTCTAAAAGTGATATGTTAGATGATGAACTGAAGGCCGAGATCAGAGTAGAACTTGATAAAGAATTAGGGAATGTGCCTTATCTTTTTATATCATCTGTCGCTCAGCAAAACATAACCGAGCTAAAAGACAGACTTTGGGCCATGTTAAACGATGAAAAAGTGGCCGAGTAG